A single region of the Polycladomyces zharkentensis genome encodes:
- the clpP gene encoding ATP-dependent Clp endopeptidase proteolytic subunit ClpP — translation MNLIPIVVEQTNRGERSYDIYSRLLKDRIIFLGSPINDAVANLVVAQLLFLDAEDPDKDIHLYINSPGGSITAGMAIYDTMQYVKADIQTICIGMAASMGAFLLAAGTKGKRYALPNSEVMIHQPLGGAEGQATDIEIRAKRILKMRDRINQILAERTGQPLEKIEQDTDRDYFMTAEEAKEYGLIDHVITSLPSAK, via the coding sequence ATGAACCTGATTCCGATTGTTGTTGAGCAAACCAACCGCGGTGAACGTTCCTACGATATCTACTCCCGTCTGTTGAAAGACCGGATTATCTTTCTGGGCAGCCCGATCAATGACGCAGTGGCCAACTTGGTCGTTGCCCAGCTGTTGTTCCTGGATGCCGAAGATCCGGATAAGGATATCCATTTGTACATCAACTCGCCGGGTGGTTCCATCACTGCCGGCATGGCCATTTACGACACCATGCAGTATGTGAAAGCGGACATCCAAACGATCTGCATCGGGATGGCCGCTTCAATGGGGGCATTCCTGCTGGCGGCAGGCACCAAAGGAAAGCGGTATGCCTTGCCCAACAGCGAAGTGATGATTCACCAACCACTGGGCGGAGCCGAAGGGCAAGCGACTGATATTGAAATCCGCGCCAAACGCATTTTGAAAATGCGGGATCGAATCAATCAGATTCTGGCGGAACGTACCGGACAACCCCTGGAAAAAATCGAACAGGACACGGACCGCGATTACTTCATGACGGCAGAGGAAGCGAAGGAATACGGACTGATCGACCACGTGATCACCAGTTTGCCTTCCGCAAAATGA
- the rpoN gene encoding RNA polymerase factor sigma-54, translating to MALSMGYGLVQEQRMKLTMTPELRQAIQILQYSATDLLHYIQEQLIENPVLEIDETAERHDAGKNEWNVQDLRAWALYLKPHTGNGEREVRGNETDPIARVASPEQTLTEMLETQLRYLALSPMERKVCTYLVGNLDEKGYLDVSPDFVCKRFNIDENTMEACLRVIHSLDPAGVGARSLAECLRIQLERDEKPDPIALKIVDTHLRDLAEGRMKKIARALDCDVAVIQRAVDRIKRCNPRPGSAYHAGEPRYVVPDVVVERVENEYVVLVNDGYVPRLTVSRHYEQLLYQEDDRSRQATRYLKNWFQSAMWLVKSIEQRRHTLLRVSSVIVDKQREFLDRGLDYLKPLTLKEIADELGIHESTVSRATQHKYMQTPRGCFPFRFFFPSGLSTDAGGNTSAESVKNKIERLIAQEDKRQPLSDQKIADLLKAEGLRISRRTVAKYREEMGILSSTLRKRYEN from the coding sequence ATGGCGCTGTCCATGGGTTACGGTTTGGTGCAGGAACAACGCATGAAATTGACGATGACGCCGGAGTTGCGCCAAGCGATTCAGATTCTGCAATACTCCGCGACGGACCTATTACATTATATCCAGGAACAACTGATTGAAAACCCGGTATTGGAAATCGACGAAACAGCAGAACGCCATGACGCGGGAAAAAACGAATGGAACGTACAGGACCTGCGTGCATGGGCACTGTATCTGAAACCGCATACAGGAAATGGGGAGCGTGAGGTGAGGGGAAATGAAACGGACCCGATCGCCCGAGTTGCCTCCCCGGAACAAACGCTGACCGAGATGCTGGAAACGCAGCTGCGGTATTTGGCGCTGTCACCGATGGAGCGGAAAGTGTGTACCTATTTGGTCGGCAATTTGGATGAAAAAGGGTACCTTGATGTATCTCCTGATTTTGTATGTAAGCGCTTTAATATCGATGAAAACACGATGGAAGCTTGTTTGCGGGTGATTCATTCGCTTGATCCCGCCGGGGTCGGAGCGCGTTCGTTGGCCGAGTGCCTGCGTATTCAACTGGAACGGGACGAAAAACCGGATCCCATCGCGTTGAAAATTGTCGATACGCACCTGCGGGATTTGGCGGAAGGTCGGATGAAAAAAATTGCACGCGCCCTCGACTGCGACGTAGCCGTAATCCAGCGTGCGGTAGACCGCATCAAACGGTGCAATCCCAGGCCCGGATCGGCTTATCATGCCGGAGAACCGCGCTATGTGGTTCCGGATGTCGTCGTTGAGCGGGTGGAAAATGAATATGTCGTGCTGGTCAATGACGGGTATGTGCCAAGGTTGACCGTAAGCAGACATTACGAACAATTGCTTTACCAAGAAGATGACCGGAGCCGGCAGGCGACCCGTTACCTGAAAAATTGGTTTCAATCGGCGATGTGGTTGGTCAAAAGTATCGAACAGCGCCGGCATACATTGCTGCGGGTCAGCAGTGTCATCGTCGACAAACAACGCGAATTTCTCGATCGGGGTCTGGATTATCTCAAACCGCTCACCCTGAAGGAGATTGCGGACGAGCTGGGAATTCACGAGTCCACTGTAAGTCGGGCGACCCAGCACAAATACATGCAGACACCACGGGGATGTTTTCCGTTTCGGTTTTTCTTTCCATCCGGCCTTTCCACCGATGCGGGAGGGAATACTTCTGCGGAAAGCGTGAAAAATAAAATTGAACGGTTGATTGCACAGGAAGATAAACGTCAGCCGTTGTCCGATCAGAAAATCGCTGACCTTTTGAAGGCGGAAGGATTGCGGATCTCGAGGAGGACGGTCGCGAAATACAGAGAAGAGATGGGGATATTGTCGTCCACCCTTCGGAAACGATACGAAAATTAA
- a CDS encoding sugar-binding transcriptional regulator, producing MNQLLRLQKQLLPDLLEVMRKRYEIMRHIQLMQPVGRRSLAGALDSTERILRSEVDFLRTQGLVRVDSVGMSLTERGTDLLSEMEPLIKDLFGLTDLEVRLARRLGLKKVIIVPGDADQSDWVKKEMGRSGARLLRQMARPDQVVAVTGGTTVAAVAEMMTPTPSLKSAMFVPARGGLGEAVELEANYIASLMAKKTGGDYRLMHVPDQLSDEAREMLLREPHIQEVMELLREARIVIHGIGEATKMAIRRKSSPDEVAHIQHSGAVGEAFGYYFNPNGEIVSRVRTVGLQLDDMGGIESIIAIAGGRSKAQAIAAVCPAVGNDVLITDEAAARAILEETEESGEEPSNQNGSFHKQHQA from the coding sequence ATGAACCAACTGTTGCGGTTGCAAAAACAATTGTTGCCCGATCTGCTGGAAGTCATGCGGAAACGGTACGAAATCATGCGCCACATTCAGTTGATGCAGCCGGTCGGACGCCGTTCGTTGGCGGGCGCGTTGGATTCCACTGAGCGGATCCTGCGCTCCGAAGTGGACTTTTTACGAACGCAGGGATTGGTGCGCGTCGATTCGGTCGGCATGAGCCTGACGGAGCGGGGAACGGATTTGTTGTCCGAGATGGAGCCGCTCATCAAAGATTTGTTTGGACTCACCGATTTGGAAGTGCGCCTGGCGCGACGGCTCGGCCTGAAGAAGGTGATCATCGTGCCGGGAGACGCGGACCAATCCGACTGGGTCAAAAAAGAAATGGGGCGCTCCGGTGCCCGTCTGTTGCGCCAGATGGCCCGGCCTGATCAAGTGGTAGCCGTTACCGGCGGGACGACGGTTGCGGCGGTGGCGGAGATGATGACGCCGACCCCGAGCCTGAAGTCTGCCATGTTCGTCCCGGCGCGCGGCGGGTTGGGTGAGGCGGTCGAGTTGGAAGCCAACTACATCGCTTCCCTGATGGCGAAAAAAACGGGCGGGGATTACCGGCTGATGCATGTGCCCGACCAGTTAAGCGATGAAGCGCGAGAGATGTTGCTCCGAGAGCCGCATATCCAGGAAGTGATGGAGCTCTTGCGCGAAGCGCGAATTGTTATACATGGCATCGGAGAAGCGACGAAAATGGCGATCCGCAGGAAATCATCTCCTGATGAAGTGGCGCATATCCAGCACAGCGGTGCTGTGGGGGAAGCTTTCGGTTACTACTTCAACCCGAACGGGGAAATTGTATCCCGGGTACGCACGGTCGGTCTTCAGCTGGATGATATGGGCGGGATCGAATCGATCATCGCCATTGCGGGTGGCAGGAGCAAAGCACAAGCGATTGCGGCTGTGTGCCCGGCTGTGGGCAATGACGTCCTGATTACGGATGAAGCTGCCGCGCGTGCCATTCTGGAAGAAACCGAAGAGAGTGGAGAGGAACCATCCAACCAGAACGGTTCCTTTCATAAACAACACCAAGCATAG
- a CDS encoding ArsJ-associated glyceraldehyde-3-phosphate dehydrogenase, whose translation MAKTKIAINGFGRIGRAVFRNALNHPELEVVAVNDLTDAKTLAHLLKYDSVHGKMDASVEVTDEGFVVDGKTVRVIAERDPAQLPWGELGVDLVVESTGRFTKRDDAAKHLEAGAKKVIISAPAKNEDLTVVMGVNEDKYDPSAHQVISNASCTTNCLAPVVKVLHEQFGVRRGLMTTVHAYTNDQQILDLPHKDLRRARAAGMSIIPTTTGAAVAVAKVLPELAGKLNGFAMRVPTPNVSVVDFVAELEKEVTAEEVNEALRQAAEGKLKGILGYSDEPLVSRDFNGDTRSSIVDALSTMVLEGNMVKVVSWYDNEWGYSNRVVDLAAYIAKRGL comes from the coding sequence ATGGCTAAAACAAAAATTGCAATCAACGGTTTCGGACGCATCGGACGGGCAGTGTTCCGGAATGCGCTGAATCATCCGGAGTTGGAAGTGGTGGCGGTCAACGACTTGACCGATGCCAAAACGCTCGCACACTTGCTGAAATATGACTCGGTTCACGGTAAAATGGACGCTTCCGTCGAAGTGACTGACGAAGGATTCGTGGTGGATGGCAAAACCGTACGCGTGATCGCTGAGCGTGATCCGGCGCAACTGCCGTGGGGCGAACTGGGTGTTGATCTCGTCGTTGAATCGACCGGCCGTTTCACCAAACGGGACGATGCGGCCAAACACCTGGAAGCCGGCGCGAAAAAGGTGATCATCTCCGCTCCGGCAAAAAACGAAGACCTGACCGTGGTGATGGGCGTCAATGAGGACAAATACGATCCGTCCGCCCATCAAGTGATTTCCAACGCTTCGTGCACGACCAACTGCTTGGCACCCGTGGTCAAAGTACTGCATGAGCAGTTCGGCGTTCGTCGCGGCCTGATGACGACTGTGCACGCCTACACCAACGACCAACAAATTCTGGATCTGCCGCACAAAGACTTGCGCCGTGCACGTGCAGCGGGTATGTCGATCATCCCGACGACGACCGGTGCCGCTGTGGCCGTGGCCAAAGTATTGCCGGAGCTTGCCGGCAAATTGAACGGTTTCGCAATGCGCGTGCCGACGCCGAACGTTTCCGTGGTGGATTTCGTGGCTGAGTTGGAAAAAGAAGTCACCGCCGAAGAAGTGAATGAAGCCCTGCGTCAAGCGGCTGAAGGCAAACTGAAAGGCATCCTCGGATACTCCGACGAGCCGCTGGTTTCCCGCGACTTCAACGGAGATACCCGTTCTTCGATCGTGGATGCCTTGTCCACCATGGTTCTGGAAGGCAACATGGTGAAAGTGGTCTCCTGGTACGACAACGAGTGGGGCTACTCCAACCGCGTGGTGGACCTGGCTGCGTATATTGCCAAGCGGGGACTCTAA
- a CDS encoding phosphoglycerate kinase, whose protein sequence is MNKKTIRDVDVRGKRVFCRVDFNVPMEDGRITDDTRIRAALPTIRYLTEQGAKVILASHLGRPKGRVVEELRLAPVAKRLAELLEKPVDYVKETVGEEAQRRTAALNEGDVLLLENVRFEPGEEKNDPELARAFANLADLYVNDAFGAAHRAHASTAGIAEHLPAVAGFLMQKELETLGRALEAPERPFTAIIGGAKVRDKIGVIENLLEKVDNLLIGGGLSYTFVKAQGYEIGKSLLEEDKLDLARSFMEKAKAKGVRLMLPVDVVVADRFAPDARAETVAIDAIPADMEAMDIGPKTRELFAEVVKSSRLVIWNGPMGVFEFDRFAHGTNAVAQALVNSDALTIVGGGDSAAAIEKAGLADRVSHVSTGGGASLEMMEGKALPGVVALDDRE, encoded by the coding sequence ATGAACAAAAAGACGATCCGAGACGTGGATGTACGCGGCAAACGCGTGTTTTGTCGAGTGGATTTCAACGTACCGATGGAAGATGGGCGAATTACCGACGATACACGGATTCGGGCGGCATTGCCGACGATCCGTTATTTGACGGAACAAGGAGCGAAAGTGATTCTCGCCAGCCACCTGGGCCGTCCCAAAGGCCGGGTAGTGGAAGAATTGCGCTTGGCGCCGGTAGCGAAACGGCTGGCCGAGTTGTTGGAAAAACCGGTTGATTATGTGAAGGAAACCGTCGGGGAAGAAGCGCAACGTCGGACGGCAGCATTGAACGAAGGCGACGTGCTGCTGTTGGAGAACGTGCGCTTTGAACCGGGTGAAGAGAAAAATGATCCCGAATTGGCCCGCGCGTTTGCAAATCTGGCCGATCTGTACGTCAATGACGCTTTCGGAGCGGCGCACCGGGCGCATGCGTCAACTGCCGGGATCGCCGAACATTTGCCTGCAGTGGCCGGTTTCCTGATGCAAAAAGAGCTGGAAACGCTGGGACGTGCATTGGAAGCGCCTGAGCGACCGTTTACGGCGATCATCGGCGGGGCCAAAGTACGGGACAAAATCGGCGTAATCGAAAACCTGTTGGAAAAAGTGGACAATCTGCTGATTGGCGGCGGTCTGTCCTATACGTTCGTCAAAGCGCAGGGATATGAAATCGGCAAATCCCTGCTCGAGGAGGACAAGCTGGATCTGGCCCGTTCCTTCATGGAGAAGGCAAAAGCCAAAGGAGTGCGCCTCATGCTGCCGGTCGACGTGGTCGTGGCTGATCGATTCGCCCCGGATGCCCGGGCGGAAACGGTGGCCATCGATGCGATTCCGGCAGACATGGAAGCGATGGATATCGGGCCGAAAACGCGGGAACTGTTTGCCGAAGTGGTGAAAAGCTCGCGGCTGGTCATTTGGAACGGTCCGATGGGCGTATTTGAATTCGACCGGTTCGCCCACGGCACCAATGCGGTGGCCCAAGCACTGGTGAATTCCGACGCGCTCACCATCGTCGGCGGAGGCGATTCTGCGGCAGCCATCGAGAAAGCCGGTCTGGCGGATCGCGTGAGCCACGTGTCCACCGGTGGCGGTGCTTCGTTGGAGATGATGGAAGGAAAAGCGCTGCCGGGAGTTGTCGCCTTGGACGACCGGGAATGA
- the tpiA gene encoding triose-phosphate isomerase — protein MRKPVIAGNWKMHKTSAEALAFFRAMKTAKETKGVETVICAPFTALPALVEAAKDSGIGIGAQNMHWEEKGAFTGEISPVMLKDLGVQYVILGHSERRSYFAETDETVNKKVHAAFAHDLIPIVCVGETLEEREAGQTKQVVGQQVEKALAGLSSEQVKRVIIAYEPVWAIGSGKASTADDAQEVIGFIRKMVANQYDQQVANEVRIQYGGSVKPDNIGAFLDQPDIDGALVGGASLEPESFDRLVSASVRGDHA, from the coding sequence GTGCGCAAACCCGTAATCGCAGGCAACTGGAAAATGCACAAGACCAGCGCGGAAGCCCTGGCGTTCTTCCGCGCAATGAAAACGGCCAAAGAAACGAAAGGCGTGGAAACCGTGATCTGTGCGCCGTTCACGGCTTTGCCCGCCTTGGTGGAAGCGGCGAAGGACAGCGGCATCGGGATCGGTGCGCAAAACATGCACTGGGAAGAAAAAGGAGCGTTTACGGGTGAAATCAGCCCCGTGATGCTGAAGGACTTGGGGGTGCAGTACGTCATCCTCGGCCATTCGGAACGGCGTTCGTATTTCGCCGAGACGGACGAAACAGTAAACAAAAAAGTGCATGCTGCATTTGCCCATGACTTGATTCCGATTGTTTGCGTCGGTGAAACGCTGGAGGAACGGGAAGCGGGGCAAACGAAACAGGTTGTGGGTCAACAGGTGGAAAAAGCGTTGGCCGGACTCTCGAGCGAACAAGTGAAGCGCGTCATCATCGCTTACGAGCCGGTGTGGGCGATCGGATCGGGCAAGGCGTCCACGGCTGACGACGCGCAGGAAGTGATCGGATTTATCCGCAAGATGGTGGCCAACCAATACGATCAGCAAGTGGCAAACGAAGTGCGCATCCAATATGGCGGCAGCGTCAAACCGGACAATATCGGCGCGTTCCTGGATCAGCCGGACATCGATGGTGCGTTGGTCGGCGGCGCCAGCCTGGAACCGGAATCGTTTGACCGTCTGGTGTCCGCGTCGGTACGGGGGGATCACGCATGA